Proteins encoded within one genomic window of Bacteroides sedimenti:
- a CDS encoding biosynthetic peptidoglycan transglycosylase, protein MFRIGQKTKIGILVVAGLIVVAVIAIYLCKDSLLNHYAKGKFDKLEKEYGLRITYDRLHMPGINEVEIEHLTVVPHERDTLLTLRSSKVKLSLWEMLWLNAEMKRVTTDGLHLSFVKKDSLSNYDFLFKKEQRKDDQEDRKDYASKVSHLLKLLFGSLPDNGDMKDFVLSHRKDTVYTEVQVPMLHIEENRFETEINVKEGSVVRQWISRGRVHSGEKTVEAELYSKNPGKVLLPYLNKYYGAQVAFDTLSYRLTETKRGGEVTLNGKAEVCGLQLYHPGLSPEVVDLDRGRFNYTINVGKDFVELDSATTVQFNRLDFHPYIRAQKSEKWHITMAVDKPAFPADDLFSSLPKGLFSNLEGLKTSGNLSYHFLLDVDFNNLNALKLESDLKGNSFKITGYGKESLSKMNGSFLYTAYENGRPVRTFIVGPENPNFRPLDSISPLLQTAVMQSEDGSFYSHRGFRLDALRLALIHDLKVKKFARGGSTISMQLVKNVFLNRNKNLLRKLEEAMIVWLVENQGLTSKHRMYEVYLNIAEWGPMVYGACEASHFYFGKEPSQLTPEEAIFMASLIPKPKRYRSYFDENMQLRSWLGGYFRLIANRLSRKGLITEEQAAAIQPIVVLSGSAVQGFSAPKDSVTVVELPVVEETDK, encoded by the coding sequence ATGTTCAGAATCGGACAAAAAACAAAGATAGGGATTCTGGTGGTTGCCGGTCTCATCGTTGTGGCAGTGATAGCCATTTATCTATGCAAAGATTCACTGTTGAATCATTATGCCAAAGGGAAATTTGACAAACTTGAAAAAGAATACGGGTTGAGAATTACCTATGATCGCCTTCATATGCCGGGAATTAATGAGGTAGAGATTGAGCATCTCACTGTGGTTCCGCACGAAAGAGATACGCTTCTCACCCTACGTTCTTCAAAGGTAAAGCTAAGTCTCTGGGAAATGCTTTGGCTAAATGCCGAAATGAAACGGGTTACTACCGACGGACTCCATCTCTCCTTCGTTAAGAAAGACTCTCTCTCCAATTATGACTTTCTATTTAAAAAGGAACAAAGAAAGGACGATCAAGAAGATAGAAAGGATTATGCTAGTAAGGTATCCCATCTGTTAAAACTTCTTTTCGGTTCTTTACCGGATAACGGCGACATGAAGGATTTTGTTCTTAGTCATCGCAAGGATACTGTTTATACCGAAGTTCAGGTCCCCATGCTGCATATTGAAGAGAACCGGTTTGAAACGGAGATAAATGTGAAGGAGGGCAGTGTTGTGCGGCAATGGATCAGTCGCGGACGGGTACATAGCGGTGAAAAGACCGTTGAGGCTGAACTTTATTCCAAGAATCCGGGCAAGGTTCTGCTTCCTTATCTGAATAAATATTACGGTGCCCAGGTGGCTTTTGATACACTTTCTTATCGGCTGACCGAAACCAAACGAGGAGGAGAGGTAACCCTGAATGGAAAGGCGGAGGTATGTGGACTGCAGCTTTATCATCCGGGGCTTTCGCCCGAAGTGGTGGACCTTGACAGGGGGCGATTCAATTACACCATCAATGTGGGAAAAGATTTTGTGGAGCTGGACAGTGCCACTACGGTTCAGTTTAACAGATTAGACTTTCATCCCTATATCCGTGCACAGAAAAGTGAAAAATGGCACATCACAATGGCTGTGGATAAACCCGCTTTTCCGGCTGATGATTTGTTCTCATCCCTACCCAAAGGTCTCTTCAGTAATCTGGAAGGATTGAAGACAAGTGGGAACCTTTCTTACCATTTTCTGTTGGATGTTGACTTTAATAATCTTAATGCCCTTAAACTGGAATCAGATTTGAAAGGAAATAGTTTCAAGATTACAGGGTATGGAAAAGAGAGCCTGTCGAAAATGAACGGTTCGTTCCTTTACACAGCCTACGAGAATGGCAGACCGGTACGCACCTTTATCGTTGGGCCCGAAAATCCTAATTTCCGTCCGTTGGATAGTATTTCACCTTTGCTTCAGACAGCAGTTATGCAGTCTGAAGACGGTTCTTTCTATTCCCACCGTGGATTCCGTCTGGATGCCTTGCGTCTGGCATTGATTCACGACCTGAAAGTGAAGAAGTTTGCCCGTGGCGGAAGTACAATTTCCATGCAGCTGGTGAAGAATGTCTTTCTGAACAGAAATAAAAACCTGCTTCGTAAGCTTGAGGAGGCAATGATTGTGTGGCTGGTGGAGAATCAGGGGCTTACTTCCAAGCACCGCATGTATGAAGTGTATCTTAATATTGCCGAATGGGGACCAATGGTTTATGGTGCCTGCGAAGCGTCGCATTTCTATTTCGGCAAGGAGCCATCGCAACTTACACCTGAAGAGGCCATTTTTATGGCATCTCTCATTCCTAAACCGAAACGTTACCGCAGCTATTTTGACGAGAATATGCAGCTTCGTTCCTGGCTGGGAGGTTATTTCCGGCTGATAGCCAACCGACTGAGCCGGAAAGGGCTGATTACAGAAGAGCAAGCTGCCGCCATTCAACCGATAGTAGTGCTATCGGGCAGTGCCGTTCAGGGCTTTTCTGCACCGAAAGACTCTGTAACTGTAGTCGAACTGCCTGTTGTTGAGGAAACCGATAAATAA
- a CDS encoding CvfB family protein, producing the protein MNIELGKFNILEVVKTVDFGVYLDGGDQGEILLPTRYVPEDCKIGDFLNVFLYLDNEERLIATTLTPLVQVGEFACLEVSWINQFGAFLNWGLMKDLFVPFGEQKMKMQVGKRYVIHAHIDEESYRIVASAKVERYLSKEIPAYQPNDEVSILIWQKTDLGFKAIVENQFSGLLYEGEIFQQLHTGMTIKAYVKQVREDGKIDLMLQKPGFEKIDDFSVTLLSYIKKNGERISLNDKSPAEEIYDTFGVSKKTFKKAVGDLYKKRLIILEKDGILLA; encoded by the coding sequence ATGAATATAGAACTGGGGAAATTTAATATCCTAGAGGTAGTCAAGACCGTCGATTTTGGCGTTTACCTGGATGGTGGAGATCAAGGAGAAATTCTCCTTCCTACTCGTTATGTTCCGGAAGACTGCAAAATAGGTGATTTCCTGAATGTTTTTCTTTATCTGGACAATGAAGAACGGCTGATTGCCACTACCCTGACTCCATTGGTGCAGGTGGGAGAGTTTGCTTGTTTGGAAGTGTCCTGGATAAACCAGTTCGGTGCATTCCTCAACTGGGGACTGATGAAGGATCTGTTTGTTCCTTTCGGAGAGCAGAAAATGAAAATGCAGGTTGGAAAGAGATATGTGATTCACGCACATATAGATGAAGAGAGTTATCGCATTGTGGCTTCTGCCAAAGTGGAACGGTACCTTTCCAAAGAGATTCCCGCTTATCAGCCCAACGATGAGGTTTCAATCCTGATTTGGCAAAAGACAGATCTGGGATTCAAAGCCATTGTGGAAAATCAGTTCAGTGGATTGCTATACGAAGGAGAGATATTCCAGCAACTACATACGGGGATGACAATTAAAGCGTATGTGAAACAGGTACGGGAAGATGGAAAGATTGACCTGATGCTTCAGAAACCGGGCTTCGAGAAGATTGATGATTTCTCGGTTACTTTGCTATCATATATCAAGAAGAATGGTGAAAGAATCTCATTGAATGATAAAAGTCCGGCAGAAGAGATATATGACACCTTCGGTGTAAGCAAGAAAACTTTCAAAAAAGCCGTTGGCGACCTTTATAAAAAAAGGCTGATTATATTAGAAAAAGACGGTATCCTTTTAGCTTAA
- a CDS encoding inorganic phosphate transporter, with protein MTLLIIVIALGLIFDFINGFHDAANSIATIVTTRVLTPVQAVIWAAAFNFIAFFVARYVIGEFGIANTVAKTVLEQYITLPIILSGLIAAISWNLLTWWLGIPSSSSHTLIGGFAGAAISGAGFQSIHTAVILKIASFIVLAPVIGMIISAIITIGILWLFKRVNARTAENSFRKLQLASSALFSLGHGLNDSQKVMGIIATALISYGSIKSVDSMPDWIPLSCFAAIGLGTMIGGWRIVKTMGSKITKVTALEGVCAETAGAVTLFITEFLKIPVSTTHTITGSIMGVGAVKRLSAVRWGVTINLLWAWILTIPVSAVLAGIIYQIVNLVGIK; from the coding sequence ATGACATTACTTATTATTGTTATTGCATTAGGGCTTATTTTTGATTTTATTAACGGCTTTCACGATGCGGCCAACTCTATTGCAACAATTGTTACAACCCGGGTACTAACCCCTGTGCAAGCGGTTATCTGGGCTGCAGCATTCAACTTTATCGCGTTCTTTGTGGCAAGATACGTAATCGGAGAGTTTGGTATTGCCAACACTGTGGCCAAAACAGTTTTAGAACAATACATTACTCTTCCCATTATTCTTTCAGGACTAATTGCCGCAATCTCCTGGAATCTTCTTACCTGGTGGCTTGGAATACCTTCATCCTCTTCTCATACACTTATCGGCGGATTTGCCGGAGCAGCTATCAGCGGTGCAGGTTTTCAATCCATTCATACAGCTGTAATCCTCAAAATTGCATCTTTCATTGTGTTGGCTCCGGTAATCGGTATGATTATCTCTGCCATAATCACAATCGGAATCTTGTGGCTTTTCAAACGAGTCAATGCCCGTACGGCAGAAAATTCGTTCCGTAAGTTGCAGTTGGCTTCTTCCGCTTTGTTTAGTCTGGGACATGGTTTGAATGATTCACAAAAAGTAATGGGGATTATAGCTACAGCTCTGATTTCTTACGGCAGCATCAAATCAGTAGATTCAATGCCCGATTGGATTCCTCTCTCTTGCTTCGCCGCAATTGGCCTTGGTACAATGATCGGAGGATGGCGTATTGTAAAAACTATGGGAAGCAAGATTACGAAAGTGACTGCTTTAGAAGGTGTCTGCGCAGAAACTGCCGGTGCCGTAACACTATTTATAACTGAATTCCTCAAAATACCTGTAAGTACAACACATACTATCACAGGTTCAATTATGGGAGTTGGAGCCGTAAAAAGGCTTTCAGCCGTTCGCTGGGGCGTAACAATCAATTTGTTGTGGGCTTGGATTCTGACTATTCCTGTTAGCGCAGTACTGGCTGGAATCATTTACCAGATCGTAAATCTTGTCGGTATTAAATAA
- a CDS encoding DUF47 domain-containing protein: MKINTLLSMFAPKDVKFFPMLEETATILSQSATYLQELFACEDEAHKNELCRLIKAEEVKGDKVTGGIIHELNNTFITPFDREDVHALADAMDDVIDVINRCAQKVLLYQPKHFPEHSVKLVDIIKKGSDELLNAAYELSNIKKTDLRLRAHCKEIKRLEEEADVVYEEAIISLFKEASISSNTVELIKLKEIIQELEKAANKINSTGKAIVTILVKYA; the protein is encoded by the coding sequence ATGAAAATTAATACTTTATTGAGCATGTTTGCTCCGAAAGATGTTAAGTTCTTTCCAATGCTGGAAGAAACAGCAACTATTCTCTCTCAGTCAGCAACCTATCTTCAGGAGCTTTTCGCTTGTGAAGACGAAGCACACAAAAACGAATTATGCCGGCTTATTAAGGCCGAAGAGGTTAAGGGTGACAAAGTTACCGGAGGTATTATTCACGAGTTAAACAATACTTTCATCACTCCGTTTGACAGAGAAGATGTTCACGCACTTGCCGACGCAATGGATGATGTAATCGATGTGATTAATCGCTGCGCACAAAAAGTTCTTCTTTATCAACCAAAGCATTTCCCTGAGCACTCAGTCAAACTGGTTGATATCATTAAAAAAGGAAGCGACGAGCTTTTAAATGCTGCTTATGAGCTTTCAAACATCAAGAAAACCGATCTTCGCCTTCGCGCTCATTGCAAAGAGATTAAACGACTGGAAGAAGAAGCAGACGTTGTATACGAAGAGGCAATCATCAGTCTTTTCAAAGAAGCAAGCATTAGCAGCAATACTGTAGAACTCATCAAGCTGAAAGAAATTATTCAGGAGCTTGAGAAAGCTGCAAATAAAATCAACAGCACAGGAAAAGCTATTGTAACTATCTTGGTAAAATACGCCTGA
- a CDS encoding Gfo/Idh/MocA family protein translates to MFSIALPSNAAKKAKKVMPIETKVPVRPAGQKDVLGLTTPKMDVVRVGFIGLGMRGPGAVSRFTHLKGVEIKALCDLHPERVENCQKILQKAGLPEATGYSGSEDAWKKMCERPDIDLIYIATDWKNHAKMMIYAMEHGKHVACEVPAAMTLDEIWAVVNTAEKTQKHCMQLENCVYDFFELTTLNMAQKGVFGDILYAEGSYIHNLEEFWGEYNADWRLKYNKEHRGDIYATHGMGPACQLLDIHRGDKMNYLVAMDSEPVSIPNYIKNVRKEDSTGFKNGQHTMTMIRTEKGKTIHIQHDVASPRPYSRMYQCTGTKGFANKYPVEGYALQGSQVDASITPNHENLNAHSYVSDEIKDALMKKYKHPIHVELEETAKKVGGHGGMDFIMDYRLIYCLQNGLPLDMDVYDLAEWCCLAPLTSISLENNSAPVAVPDFTRGNWNKVKGFRHAFAK, encoded by the coding sequence ATGTTCAGTATTGCACTGCCATCGAATGCTGCAAAGAAAGCTAAGAAAGTAATGCCGATTGAAACAAAAGTTCCGGTACGTCCTGCAGGACAGAAAGATGTTCTTGGACTTACAACTCCTAAAATGGATGTAGTCCGTGTAGGATTCATTGGTCTGGGGATGCGCGGTCCAGGAGCAGTTTCACGTTTTACACACCTCAAGGGGGTTGAAATCAAAGCTCTTTGTGACTTACATCCTGAGAGAGTTGAAAACTGTCAGAAAATTCTACAAAAGGCCGGGTTGCCTGAAGCAACAGGTTACAGCGGGAGCGAAGATGCATGGAAAAAGATGTGTGAACGTCCTGACATCGATCTGATTTACATCGCAACCGATTGGAAAAATCACGCTAAAATGATGATTTATGCGATGGAACATGGTAAGCATGTAGCTTGTGAAGTACCTGCAGCCATGACACTCGACGAGATCTGGGCTGTAGTAAACACTGCAGAAAAAACTCAAAAACATTGCATGCAGCTGGAAAATTGTGTTTACGATTTCTTTGAGCTGACTACTCTAAACATGGCTCAAAAAGGAGTGTTTGGTGATATTCTTTATGCCGAAGGTTCTTACATCCATAACTTGGAAGAGTTTTGGGGAGAATATAATGCTGACTGGCGCCTGAAATACAACAAAGAACATCGTGGTGACATCTATGCTACTCACGGCATGGGCCCAGCTTGTCAGCTTCTTGACATACACCGTGGTGATAAAATGAACTACCTGGTTGCAATGGACAGCGAACCGGTAAGTATTCCTAATTACATCAAGAATGTGAGAAAGGAAGACTCAACAGGATTCAAAAACGGTCAGCACACTATGACCATGATTCGTACCGAAAAGGGTAAAACCATTCACATTCAACACGATGTTGCCTCTCCTCGCCCTTACAGCCGTATGTACCAATGCACCGGAACCAAGGGATTTGCAAATAAATATCCAGTTGAAGGTTATGCTCTTCAGGGTTCACAGGTTGATGCAAGCATCACTCCAAATCACGAAAATCTGAATGCACACTCATACGTTTCTGACGAGATAAAAGATGCTCTAATGAAGAAATATAAACACCCTATCCATGTAGAACTTGAAGAAACTGCCAAGAAGGTAGGTGGACACGGAGGTATGGACTTTATCATGGATTATCGCCTTATCTACTGTCTGCAAAACGGCCTGCCATTGGATATGGACGTATACGATCTTGCCGAATGGTGCTGTCTGGCTCCGCTGACTTCCATTTCACTTGAAAACAATTCAGCTCCTGTTGCAGTGCCCGACTTTACTCGTGGAAACTGGAACAAGGTTAAAGGATTCCGCCATGCATTTGCAAAATAA
- a CDS encoding DNA-3-methyladenine glycosylase I: MKDQNFKIDRCSWCGSDPLYVKYHDEEWGKEVTCDSKMFEFLVLESAQAGLSWITILKRRENYRNAFAGFDAGKVAQFTNEDVERLMQNAGIIRNRLKILATISNARCFLETQKEFGSFCNYLKSFLPDEKPIINHWTSLDQIPASTPLSDTISKDMKKRGFKFFGTTICYAHLQAVGYVNDHLEGCSFKNNPSVLAV; this comes from the coding sequence ATGAAGGACCAGAATTTTAAAATAGATCGTTGTAGTTGGTGCGGATCTGATCCGCTTTATGTGAAATATCATGATGAAGAATGGGGGAAAGAGGTTACTTGTGACTCCAAAATGTTTGAATTCCTTGTGTTGGAAAGTGCACAGGCCGGTCTGAGCTGGATTACAATTTTAAAAAGAAGAGAAAACTATCGGAATGCATTTGCTGGTTTTGATGCCGGAAAAGTGGCGCAATTCACCAACGAGGATGTAGAACGACTGATGCAGAATGCAGGGATTATTCGTAATCGACTGAAGATTTTGGCAACCATTTCAAATGCTCGTTGCTTCCTTGAAACACAAAAAGAATTCGGAAGTTTCTGCAACTACCTGAAATCTTTTCTACCTGATGAGAAACCAATCATAAACCATTGGACATCGTTGGATCAAATTCCTGCTTCTACACCATTGTCTGATACTATCAGTAAGGATATGAAAAAGCGAGGATTTAAATTCTTCGGTACTACTATCTGTTATGCACATTTGCAGGCTGTTGGATATGTGAACGATCATTTGGAAGGGTGCAGCTTTAAAAACAATCCTTCCGTCTTAGCTGTTTAA
- a CDS encoding class I SAM-dependent methyltransferase has translation MERSSVLKLIADFFQPLYRQGPGGRNETLKALSFLSPSCLSRELKIADIGCGTGAQTLVLAENTKGTITAIDFLPEMLDGLNARMKLHGFQDRVASLLVSMDNLPFNENELDLIWAEGSIFGIGFNRGITEWKKYLKTGGLIAVTEMSWLTINRSFEIEQYLTSCYSEVDLVSSKIRQMESAGYLPVANFVLPETCWTINYYKLVQGRFNSFLKEQRYSEEAKQFVGMMKEEIDYYEKYKAYYGYVFYIGKKIG, from the coding sequence ATGGAAAGGAGCTCTGTACTTAAACTGATTGCTGATTTTTTTCAGCCATTATATCGTCAAGGTCCGGGGGGAAGGAATGAAACGCTGAAGGCTTTAAGTTTTCTCTCGCCTTCGTGTCTGTCTCGGGAATTGAAAATTGCAGATATAGGATGTGGTACGGGTGCTCAAACGTTGGTGTTGGCCGAAAACACGAAGGGAACAATAACTGCAATTGATTTTCTGCCGGAGATGCTTGACGGATTAAATGCCCGGATGAAACTTCATGGGTTTCAGGATAGGGTTGCAAGCTTACTTGTTTCGATGGATAATCTCCCTTTTAATGAGAATGAACTGGACCTGATTTGGGCCGAAGGTTCTATTTTTGGTATTGGATTCAATCGCGGAATCACTGAATGGAAAAAGTACTTGAAAACTGGTGGACTGATTGCTGTGACAGAGATGTCCTGGCTCACTATAAATCGGTCTTTCGAAATTGAGCAATACCTTACTTCCTGCTATTCAGAGGTGGACCTTGTTTCTTCGAAAATTCGTCAGATGGAGTCGGCAGGATATTTGCCAGTGGCTAATTTTGTTTTGCCTGAAACCTGCTGGACAATCAATTATTATAAATTGGTGCAGGGCCGGTTCAATTCATTTCTGAAAGAACAACGTTATTCTGAAGAAGCAAAACAGTTTGTTGGAATGATGAAAGAGGAGATTGATTATTACGAAAAGTACAAGGCCTATTACGGGTATGTTTTTTATATCGGAAAGAAAATAGGATGA
- a CDS encoding BACON domain-containing protein: MKKIILFTFLISIIMFTSCEKSDGLWDDCIKLSAKSVDFNANGGDFTVTSKGTFWLLGTSKPYQAAPLFDVPVENRTTTPYQITGEWYTINRPQEKILTIHIDPNTTGKKRIIYVNLEMGDYFDNITVNQAEK; encoded by the coding sequence ATGAAAAAAATCATCTTATTTACATTTCTGATATCAATTATCATGTTCACATCGTGCGAAAAGTCAGACGGTCTATGGGACGATTGTATAAAGCTCTCAGCCAAATCAGTTGATTTTAATGCAAATGGAGGCGACTTCACTGTAACTTCAAAAGGTACATTTTGGCTACTGGGAACATCAAAGCCTTACCAGGCAGCTCCTCTATTTGATGTGCCCGTTGAAAACCGGACAACTACACCCTATCAAATAACCGGGGAATGGTATACCATAAACAGACCTCAAGAAAAGATCTTGACTATTCATATTGATCCAAATACCACCGGCAAGAAACGAATTATTTATGTCAATCTGGAGATGGGAGACTATTTCGATAATATAACAGTTAATCAGGCTGAAAAATAA
- a CDS encoding DUF72 domain-containing protein, with translation MEVNLNPGKLFIGTSGWSYKHWTGVFYPEEISPDKYLEYYLTKFDSVELNSSFYHLPFKSTVDGWVRRTPERFRFCIKLSRFITHQKHLLNIEEAMANYFAVFRRMKSRLGPVLVQLPPGLYYDKDLICYFLDLLNEKYSGYRFAIEVRHQSWVRDEFFDLLSRNSVAFVIADSGGQFPYADAMTTDYVYIRFHGRELIYASDYDEADLEYYAKKIRGWQSEGKDVWAFFNNDYSGYAPKNASKLLEIIQSYS, from the coding sequence ATGGAAGTAAATTTAAATCCGGGAAAATTGTTTATCGGAACTTCCGGCTGGAGCTACAAGCATTGGACCGGGGTTTTTTATCCGGAAGAGATAAGTCCGGATAAGTACCTGGAGTATTATCTTACCAAGTTTGATAGTGTGGAATTAAATTCCAGCTTTTACCACCTTCCCTTTAAAAGTACGGTTGACGGATGGGTGAGGCGAACGCCGGAGAGATTCAGATTCTGCATAAAGCTGAGTCGATTCATAACCCATCAAAAACATCTGTTGAACATTGAAGAGGCAATGGCTAATTATTTTGCTGTGTTTCGAAGAATGAAATCTCGGTTAGGCCCTGTTCTTGTTCAGTTACCTCCCGGATTGTATTATGATAAAGATCTTATTTGTTATTTTCTGGATTTATTGAATGAGAAATATTCCGGATATCGTTTTGCGATAGAGGTGAGGCACCAGTCCTGGGTCAGGGATGAATTCTTCGATTTACTTTCCCGCAATTCGGTTGCCTTTGTTATAGCTGATTCAGGAGGTCAATTCCCTTATGCTGATGCAATGACTACCGATTATGTTTATATCCGGTTTCATGGACGTGAATTGATATATGCGTCCGATTACGATGAGGCTGATTTGGAGTATTATGCAAAAAAGATCAGAGGCTGGCAAAGCGAAGGGAAAGATGTCTGGGCGTTTTTTAACAACGATTACAGTGGATATGCCCCGAAAAACGCAAGTAAGCTACTTGAGATAATACAATCTTATAGCTAA